A single region of the Lycium barbarum isolate Lr01 chromosome 2, ASM1917538v2, whole genome shotgun sequence genome encodes:
- the LOC132628622 gene encoding uncharacterized protein LOC132628622, with the protein MGKSNFTQICDQKFVANFVKNNMICHFGVPESIITENGANVNTHLMKDICEQFKITHRNSTAYRQQMNGAVEAASKNIKRILRKMIDNYENWQEQLPYALLGYRTTTRTSAGVTPYLFVYGTKAVIPTEVEIPSLRIIQEVELNHTKWVKNRYEQLAMIDGKRMLAVCHRQLYRQTMSRAFNKRVFNRTASTHQPAYSQRRRKANLTMRVTKQMDKAYLTMRVTKRMNDKDIADQRGHAKNE; encoded by the exons ATGGGTAAAAGCAACTTCACACAAATCTGTGACCAAAAATTCGTGGCTAACTTCGTCAAAAATAACATGATATGTCATTTCGGTGTACCAGAATCCATCATCACAGAAAATGGTGCCAATGTGAACACCCATTTAATGAAGGACATTTGTGAACAATTCAAGATCACCCACAGAAACTCTACTGCTTACCGGCaacagatgaatggagccgtagaggctgcCAGCAAGAACATCAAGAGGATCTTGAGAAAAATGATCGACAACTACGAGAATTGGCAggagcagttgccttatgctttgtTGGGGTACAGAACGACAACCCGAACTTCCGCCGGAGTAACCCCATACCTCTTTGTCTATGGTACAAAAGCTGTCATACCTACAGAAGTGGAGAtcccttcactcaggatcatccaagaggtAGAGCTGAATCATACGAAATGGGTCAAAAATCGCTATGAGCAACTGGCCATGATAGATGGAAAGAGAATGTTGGCAGTATGCCACAGACAGCTGTACAGACAAACaatgtctcgagccttcaacaagcgg gttttTAACAGGACAGCAAGCACTCATCAACCAGCTTACTCACAGCGCAGGCGAAAAGCAAATCTGACCATGAGGGTCACAAAACAAATGGACAAAGCATATCTGACCATGAGGGTCACGAAAAGAATGAATGACAAAGACATAGCTGACCAAAGGGGTCATGCAAAGAATGAATGA